From Candidatus Omnitrophota bacterium, a single genomic window includes:
- the nadD gene encoding nicotinate-nucleotide adenylyltransferase: MPRIGLFGGTFNPVHTGHLVLAQECWHALNLDKVVFIPSYIPPHKDVQGDVSPADRLNMVRLALEGDDRFEISTYEMDKGGVSFSIDTVRHFREVYGDSAGLFFIAGADAASGLGTWKDPDTLLDLVDFVVVSRPGSPEITGYEGRITRVDMPGIDISSSMLRERIRVREPIDHMMPVNVVKYIRNKGLYRD; encoded by the coding sequence ATGCCAAGGATAGGGCTCTTCGGAGGAACGTTCAATCCAGTACACACGGGACATCTTGTACTTGCCCAGGAATGCTGGCACGCCCTGAATCTGGACAAGGTGGTATTCATCCCTTCCTATATTCCTCCCCACAAGGATGTGCAGGGGGACGTATCTCCGGCGGACAGGCTTAATATGGTGCGTCTCGCGCTTGAGGGTGATGACAGGTTCGAGATATCGACTTATGAAATGGACAAGGGCGGGGTATCCTTTTCCATAGATACAGTGCGTCATTTCAGGGAAGTATATGGTGATAGCGCCGGACTTTTCTTTATCGCGGGGGCGGATGCCGCTTCAGGACTGGGGACATGGAAAGATCCCGATACGCTTTTGGACCTGGTCGATTTTGTGGTCGTATCCAGGCCAGGTAGCCCGGAAATAACTGGTTATGAGGGCAGGATAACGCGAGTGGATATGCCGGGTATAGATATTTCCTCGAGCATGTTAAGGGAAAGGATACGGGTACGTGAGCCCATCGATCATATGATGCCGGTCAATGTGGTGAAATATATACGGAATAAGGGCCTGTACCGGGATTAA
- a CDS encoding DUF5679 domain-containing protein: MAEAYCVKCKSKKEMKDAKEVTMKNGRKAMKGCCPECGTGMYRIMGKK, from the coding sequence ATGGCTGAAGCGTATTGCGTTAAATGTAAATCCAAGAAGGAAATGAAGGATGCTAAGGAAGTGACCATGAAGAATGGCAGGAAAGCCATGAAAGGTTGCTGTCCCGAATGTGGCACCGGTATGTACCGGATAATGGGGAAAAAGTAG
- the rsfS gene encoding ribosome silencing factor, which translates to MGKEITSQEKAKLIAGIAADKKGEDIVLMDMSSSSTISDWFVLVSAGSSRQLDAISKAVQKDLSKKFKISPLKVEGRNNPSWVLVDYGDVILHVFHKDIRDFYGLERLWSDAPRGSY; encoded by the coding sequence GTGGGTAAAGAGATAACATCGCAGGAAAAAGCTAAGCTGATCGCGGGGATCGCGGCTGACAAAAAAGGGGAAGATATCGTCCTGATGGACATGAGTTCATCGTCGACGATATCTGACTGGTTCGTGTTGGTCTCCGCCGGTTCTTCCAGGCAGCTGGATGCCATCTCCAAGGCCGTACAAAAGGACCTGTCCAAAAAGTTCAAGATATCCCCGTTAAAAGTTGAAGGCAGGAACAATCCTTCCTGGGTCCTTGTCGATTACGGTGATGTTATATTGCATGTTTTCCATAAGGATATCAGGGATTTTTACGGTCTTGAACGTTTATGGTCAGATGCTCCCCGGGGATCTTACTGA
- the argS gene encoding arginine--tRNA ligase, with amino-acid sequence MFTPELTEKLTKVILEAAKTVFAEKCSPEGTIFPEGTPVILQPPRDPSNGNITTNIAMRLASICRIPPADFASAMVSHIRGKLAEIPSVGRVEVKGGFLNFFFEDDFFCDLLEKIYAQKDVFGRSEDGKGQHINLEFVSANPTGPLTIAHGRQAAIGDTLSRILRFSGYKVTNEYYLNDVGRQIRMLGESLFVRYRNLTGEKDAMPDDGYMGEYMIDIARKVLEEKGPSLKARTPETEEFFRKYAVGHIMDLIYKDLDDFGVEFDVWKPQSDIEHGDEVRKALDLLRANGYIYDQDGAVWFASTRFGDDKDRVVVKSDGSYTYLAPDIAYHLDKYSRGFTRLIDLLGPDHHGYIKRMKAAVQAMGQDASSLDIMIVQLVTLLNAGEKLSMSTRKGEFVSLREIIDEIGKDVARFFFLSRRLDSHLDFDLELAKKESSDNPVYYIQYAHARICSIKAFGSDALDKASPGGRDLSLLSTGQEKDLMRKLGEFPLAVSAAASALEPNRLVVYLSELARAFHSFYTECRVVSDDAALSGARLFLVECVRIVLANGLNLLNITLPEKM; translated from the coding sequence ATGTTTACACCTGAACTTACCGAAAAATTGACGAAGGTCATATTAGAGGCGGCAAAGACCGTTTTCGCGGAAAAGTGTTCGCCGGAGGGGACCATTTTTCCTGAAGGTACGCCTGTTATCCTACAACCTCCCCGCGATCCCTCGAACGGGAATATCACGACCAATATTGCTATGAGGCTGGCTTCCATCTGCAGGATACCTCCTGCGGATTTCGCTTCCGCTATGGTGTCCCATATCCGCGGAAAATTAGCCGAGATACCCTCGGTAGGGCGGGTCGAGGTGAAGGGCGGGTTCTTGAACTTTTTCTTTGAGGATGATTTCTTCTGTGACCTCCTGGAAAAGATATACGCCCAGAAGGACGTGTTCGGCCGTTCGGAAGACGGGAAGGGGCAGCATATCAACCTCGAGTTCGTTAGTGCCAATCCTACTGGTCCGCTCACTATAGCCCATGGCCGCCAGGCGGCTATAGGGGATACCCTTTCGCGTATATTGCGTTTTTCCGGTTATAAGGTCACGAACGAATATTACCTCAATGATGTAGGCCGGCAGATAAGAATGCTGGGCGAATCGCTTTTCGTGCGCTATCGTAACCTTACGGGGGAGAAAGACGCCATGCCCGATGACGGGTACATGGGCGAGTATATGATCGATATCGCGCGAAAGGTCTTGGAGGAGAAAGGACCTTCGCTGAAGGCGCGTACGCCGGAGACCGAAGAGTTCTTCAGGAAATATGCGGTTGGCCACATAATGGACCTGATATACAAGGACCTGGATGATTTCGGGGTGGAGTTCGATGTGTGGAAACCGCAATCAGATATCGAGCATGGCGACGAGGTCCGCAAGGCCCTGGACCTGTTGCGGGCTAATGGATATATATATGACCAGGATGGAGCGGTTTGGTTCGCCTCTACAAGGTTCGGGGATGACAAGGACAGGGTGGTGGTCAAAAGTGACGGGTCATATACATATCTTGCTCCCGATATCGCTTATCACCTGGATAAATACAGCCGGGGATTCACTCGGCTCATAGATCTTCTTGGTCCGGACCACCATGGTTATATCAAGCGCATGAAAGCGGCCGTACAGGCTATGGGGCAGGACGCGTCCTCTCTTGATATAATGATAGTTCAGCTGGTAACGCTTCTTAACGCCGGGGAAAAACTTTCGATGTCCACGCGAAAAGGCGAGTTCGTCAGCCTCCGGGAGATAATCGATGAGATCGGCAAAGACGTGGCCAGGTTCTTTTTCCTGTCACGCAGGCTGGACAGCCACCTTGATTTCGACCTTGAGCTGGCCAAGAAGGAATCGTCGGATAATCCGGTCTATTATATACAATACGCGCATGCCAGGATATGCAGCATAAAGGCTTTCGGCAGCGACGCTTTGGATAAAGCCTCTCCCGGGGGAAGGGATCTTTCCTTGTTGTCGACGGGGCAGGAAAAGGACCTTATGCGTAAATTGGGAGAGTTCCCGCTGGCGGTGAGCGCGGCGGCGAGCGCGCTTGAACCTAATCGTTTAGTGGTCTATCTTAGTGAGCTTGCCAGGGCATTCCACTCCTTTTATACTGAATGCAGGGTGGTGTCCGATGACGCGGCTCTTTCCGGGGCAAGGCTTTTTCTGGTTGAGTGTGTTCGCATAGTGCTCGCCAATGGCCTGAACCTTCTTAATATCACGCTGCCGGAAAAAATGTGA
- the mfd gene encoding transcription-repair coupling factor yields MFESLKLYTGEDVQVEELLATLQKFGYDRRRHVGATGDYSLVGETLVVFPVTFEYPVRIDIPDGRVKSIKSVDTQSFRTIDEHKGVIILPLNILRRKSLSKKPSGYDQQPIDSFVDIEPGDLVVHVDYGIGRYKGISHLRKDDRVADCLVLEYAEGDVLYVPYEDLDKVQRYIAFHKGAPKMNRLRGKRWQAAKINAAKGAARVAQDLLEIQAKRESSVGFRFAEDSDWQKEIEAAFPYKETPDQEKAAIEVKADMERPRPMDRLLCGDVGYGKTEVALRAVFKAVMSGKQVAVLVPTTILAEQHTATFTERFHGYPVKIEMLNRFRTDSEQAEVTRGLEAGKIDVVVGTHRLLSEDIKFKDLGLLVIDEEQRFGVKHKEKIKKLKTDLDILTLTATPIPRTLYLALMGGKDISMIETPPLERSPIETEIIDRDHGKIREAIEYELKRGGQVYFVHNRVETIDGVAKEVAGLVPDAKMMVGHGQMSPRMLESTMLKFMRGDVNVLVCTTIIGSGIDIPNANTMIIDHADKFGLADLYQLRGRIGRFDRRAYAYLIVRDRDILTSEVQARLSAIKKYKKLGSGFKIAMRDLEMRGAGNILGLEQSGFIDQVGFDLYCRLLRAEIDKAGAKK; encoded by the coding sequence ATGTTCGAATCGCTTAAGCTCTATACGGGGGAGGACGTCCAGGTCGAAGAACTCCTCGCCACATTGCAAAAGTTCGGATATGACCGGCGGCGGCATGTAGGCGCTACGGGTGATTATAGCCTTGTCGGGGAGACGCTTGTGGTGTTCCCTGTCACCTTTGAGTATCCCGTACGTATCGATATCCCCGATGGCCGGGTGAAAAGTATCAAGAGCGTTGATACCCAGTCCTTCCGCACTATAGACGAACATAAAGGCGTGATAATCCTCCCGTTGAATATTCTGCGAAGAAAGAGCCTGTCAAAAAAACCTTCCGGATATGACCAGCAACCCATTGATTCTTTTGTCGACATAGAGCCGGGAGATCTTGTAGTACATGTCGACTACGGGATCGGACGGTATAAAGGTATCAGCCATCTGCGCAAGGATGACCGGGTCGCCGACTGTCTTGTCCTCGAGTATGCCGAGGGCGATGTGTTATATGTGCCGTATGAAGACCTTGATAAGGTGCAGAGGTACATAGCGTTCCATAAAGGCGCTCCGAAGATGAACCGTCTTCGCGGTAAAAGGTGGCAAGCCGCTAAGATAAATGCCGCGAAAGGTGCCGCTAGGGTCGCGCAGGACCTTCTGGAGATACAGGCCAAGAGGGAAAGTTCCGTAGGTTTCAGGTTTGCCGAGGATTCCGACTGGCAGAAAGAGATAGAGGCCGCTTTCCCTTACAAGGAGACCCCGGACCAGGAAAAAGCCGCTATCGAGGTAAAAGCCGATATGGAAAGGCCGCGTCCCATGGATCGTCTTCTCTGCGGGGATGTCGGTTACGGCAAGACGGAGGTGGCCCTCAGGGCGGTCTTCAAGGCCGTTATGTCCGGGAAACAGGTCGCGGTGCTTGTCCCGACCACTATCTTGGCGGAACAACATACCGCTACGTTCACCGAACGTTTCCACGGGTATCCAGTAAAGATAGAGATGCTGAACAGGTTCCGTACTGACTCAGAGCAGGCGGAAGTGACCAGGGGATTAGAGGCGGGGAAGATAGACGTGGTGGTGGGGACACATAGACTGCTCTCGGAGGACATTAAGTTCAAGGACCTGGGGCTTCTTGTGATCGATGAAGAACAACGCTTCGGGGTGAAGCACAAGGAAAAGATCAAGAAGTTGAAGACGGACCTTGATATACTTACATTGACCGCTACGCCGATACCGCGGACACTGTATCTGGCGCTCATGGGGGGCAAGGACATCTCTATGATAGAGACGCCCCCACTGGAAAGGTCCCCTATTGAAACGGAGATCATCGATCGGGACCACGGCAAGATAAGAGAAGCTATTGAATATGAATTGAAAAGGGGCGGACAGGTTTATTTCGTTCATAACAGGGTGGAGACCATTGACGGAGTGGCTAAGGAGGTAGCCGGCCTTGTTCCCGATGCTAAGATGATGGTCGGGCACGGACAGATGAGTCCCCGGATGCTTGAGAGTACAATGCTTAAGTTCATGCGGGGTGATGTTAATGTCCTGGTCTGTACCACGATAATAGGGTCCGGGATAGACATTCCCAACGCCAACACCATGATAATCGACCACGCGGATAAATTCGGCCTGGCGGACCTGTACCAACTGCGTGGCAGGATAGGCCGGTTTGACAGGAGAGCGTACGCGTACCTGATCGTTCGGGACAGGGACATCCTGACATCCGAGGTCCAGGCCAGGTTGAGCGCGATAAAAAAATATAAAAAACTAGGTTCGGGATTCAAAATAGCCATGCGGGACCTCGAGATGAGAGGCGCGGGGAACATCCTGGGCCTGGAACAAAGCGGGTTTATCGACCAGGTGGGGTTCGATCTTTATTGTCGTCTTTTACGGGCTGAGATCGACAAGGCCGGGGCAAAAAAATAA
- a CDS encoding peptidylprolyl isomerase has translation MLNRRWSNVLYLFMTAFLSLLVFGCGQSDPGEKIIASVGRDKITLNDFNERISNLPRRYMDVVEKRKGEYLDEVVNDTLLYQEAIRRNIHKDREVQGVIQEATKKILIAKLIKEDIEDKVDVSEDDIMVFYEDNREKYKTPEILRVSHILVPTREEADSILAELRSGEDFEAIARARSIDPTAQKGGDIGYFPKGQLMPEFEKGCEGLQPGEISEVTKTRLGYHIIKLTDRKEPEYREVDDVRQDIVMRLRKAKMQQMFNDLIAGLRENTNVQIDKSVLNAGDKEKAGSIN, from the coding sequence ATGTTGAACAGACGATGGTCTAATGTCTTATATCTGTTCATGACCGCGTTTTTGTCTCTTTTGGTCTTTGGGTGCGGACAGTCCGACCCGGGGGAGAAGATAATCGCGTCGGTCGGCAGGGATAAGATCACTTTGAATGATTTCAATGAGCGTATTTCCAATCTTCCGAGGAGATACATGGATGTGGTCGAAAAGCGGAAAGGGGAATACCTTGATGAAGTGGTGAACGATACCTTGCTTTATCAAGAGGCCATACGCAGGAACATACACAAGGACAGGGAGGTCCAGGGCGTCATCCAGGAGGCTACTAAAAAGATATTGATAGCCAAGCTCATAAAGGAAGATATCGAGGATAAGGTCGATGTCTCTGAGGACGACATAATGGTTTTTTATGAGGATAACAGGGAGAAGTATAAGACCCCGGAGATATTAAGGGTGTCGCATATTCTTGTCCCGACCAGGGAAGAGGCGGACAGTATACTGGCAGAGCTGCGGAGTGGTGAGGATTTTGAGGCAATAGCAAGAGCCAGATCGATCGATCCTACCGCGCAGAAAGGCGGGGATATCGGGTATTTCCCCAAGGGGCAGCTGATGCCGGAGTTCGAAAAAGGGTGTGAAGGTCTCCAGCCGGGCGAGATAAGCGAGGTGACGAAGACCCGACTGGGATACCACATAATCAAGCTGACCGACAGGAAAGAACCGGAGTATCGGGAGGTCGATGATGTCAGGCAGGATATCGTGATGAGACTGCGTAAGGCGAAGATGCAGCAGATGTTCAATGACCTTATAGCGGGATTAAGAGAGAATACGAATGTACAGATCGATAAAAGTGTTTTAAACGCCGGAGAC